The genomic region CGAGGTAGACGACCTAGAAAAGGGTCTTCTGGAACTACTGAACAGGCTGAAGGTCATGTCGCCATCAGCTCAGGTGAGAATGAGAAAACTGATACTTCAAAGCCTTATACCACATCTCGAGAAGGCGTTCGATGAACTGGCTACACAGGTCACCTCTGACGAGGCTAGGGAGGGGATAAGTTCCTTCTTCTCGAAAACCTCTCCCTCATGGTCCTCAGTCGGTTTCTCGTAATCTCATTAGCCTTCCTCCCACATATACTAAACCCACTGTGAGAACTGCAATGTAACCTATGTCAAACAGGGGAGGTAGAACGTTATATACGACAAGATCCCTAATGACGTCATTTATTATGGAAAGGGGTTGATAGGCTACTATGGGCTTGAGGAGAGGTGGAAATGCACTGAGGCTGAAGAAGGCATTACTTAGAAACATTAGGGGAAAAACTAGGACGTTAGCCGCGGTCTGAGCCACAAACAGCTTGTCCTTTGGGCTTAGGCCAAATATAACTGCACCCAGACCGGCAAACATTAGCGTAGAGATGGCTAGGAATGCCACGAACGATACACTGATAAGGGGTAGAAATCCAAAGGCGAGGCCCAGGAGAAGGATGGGAACGGTGGAAATTAAGGTTATTACGATCTCGTAAATTATGAGACCCATAACCCACTCGTAGCTCTTGAGAGGAGACGCAGCTATCCTATCAACCAGTTTATCCCTATAATATCCT from Metallosphaera sedula DSM 5348 harbors:
- a CDS encoding ABC transporter permease; its protein translation is MRNALITAWAIIKDNLSSKTTLFFVIFFPLFLTLIFALGFGAAAEPHVVVVVNGNNSLAGYLNHTELFTGVVGSNEREALIHNYIYVEVNGSKVSIFYPQEDNYLVPSLEAIIQDYLSGTNTVSFNILSQQGFTYYDYVISGMIGVISLSNGVFGVTGVAAGYYRDKLVDRIAASPLKSYEWVMGLIIYEIVITLISTVPILLLGLAFGFLPLISVSFVAFLAISTLMFAGLGAVIFGLSPKDKLFVAQTAANVLVFPLMFLSNAFFSLSAFPPLLKPIVAYQPLSIINDVIRDLVVYNVLPPLFDIGYIAVLTVGLVYVGGRLMRLRETD